The genomic region CGAATACGATCTAAGCGGGCGTGATATTGTTGTATCAAAGCCGCAAAAATCGTCTCCAAACCTAAATGGGATTTTTGAGTACGAATAGCAGCAATAAAAGCTGTGAAAGGTTCTGTTTGAGCAGTACGTTTGAAAGAGCTTCCCCAGATTTTCGCCTCCGCTGCTATTTGAGCAGCTTCTTTGAGATACTGAGTCAATAATGAGGTTTCATTTGGCATAAGATTGTTCAACAAAGTATTTAATGGTTCGCAAATACGGCTCCAGATAGCACTCAAATTTGGTTCATCTTGTTCTCGTAAAATCCAACGCAGTAAAACATAATAAAGTTCTATTGGTCTAGCACAAGCGCGAACTAAATCGTACAAACAATCATCGGCTTTCTGAATACTTGCTACAGATATTGCTAGTTTGCCAATACAACGTAGACGCTCAAGGATTTTTTCTGCATCTTGACACTGTTGATATTGTCCGCTTCCTAGTAAAGGTTGCAGAGCAGCAGGGATTCCTTCTACTCGTCCGTAAACGTCATTAAATAACTCAACTTCTAAGTTGCTACTAAGAGTAAAAGGAAAGCCAATATCTAAAGACAAAGATATTTCTAAACCGAGTCTCAGCGACTTTAGTAATGCTAAAGAAGCGTTAGCATCTCCCCACACTATAGGAATAATCACTGTTGTGTGTACAAATTCTGGACGCTTTGGTAACGCTGCACCAACTACTTTGTCAGATGTGAATTCAAGCTGATTATCTCGATATAGCTGTATTTTATCAACAGTAACAGTACCACTATCAGCATTGGTTGCTGCAAGTTGTTGCAGAAGTTCGCGCCAGATTCTTAATAATTCAGGTGCAGAACCTTTAGGTAATGCTAAGTGTAGATATATGGGGTCTTGCTTTTTAACAGCCGGAAAATTTGCTCCAACTGCCATCAATTGATAAGCTAAAGCTGCAATTGAATCTGCTTGTCTTTTAGGTTCTGCATTGATACCACCTGGTAAGCGATTAGAAAAAGCTTGTACTTTCGTACCTGGAGGCATATTAGCTGAAATTAGCTCGTCTATCTCAGTAGAAGTAGAGCCTAAAAAGCATCTGCGTTTAGGATTTACTTCTGTATAAGCATTTAAATCGCTGACTCCATTTAGCCGAACAGTAAAAGGTAAATTTACCATTCTGTTAACGGCTACAATCATTTCCTCAGATACCTCTATGTCTTCTGAGAATTGTGTACTTTCCTTTCTGAGTTGAAAAGATTCTTTGAGAGCTTCTTTAATACCTTCAATTCCCTTAATAGCAGCTTTTGCAGCAAATAAAGGTCGCCCATATTGACCGTTAAAGGGTTCAAGTGCAATACGTTGTTGTTCAGAAATACCAGTGTGATAGGCAATTTTATTCCAAACTTCCTTAGAACTTAATCCTACCTCACGGTAGCTGAGATAAGCTGCTTTCAATCCCTCAGATATAGCAAATTCGTCTGCATCACTGACAGGTATTAAGCCAAGTTTAGTCGCTTTGTTTATTGCATCTGCACCAGCTGCATCACTCCACTTAGTCACATCTTTAGTAATCTTCTCTGATTTATAACCAGCTTTTTTTCTTTCTAAAAGGGACTCAAAATTTATTAATACTTCCTCTATATTTTGCTGAATAGCTTGATGAGTAATCTTAATACCATCCTTAGTAGGTCTAACAAGTCTTTCGATATTATTCCCAAAAACTAAGTCGATTTTACTTTGCCAAACACCCGCTATTTCTTTTGTCAAACTTACTTTTGGTAGGGCTTCACCTTCAAACAGTTCGCCATCAGGAAAAATTGCTAAAGAATTCAACCCATGCTTTTGTAAAACTTCTTCACAAGCACCTAGTAGTAGGGCTGTAATATAGCCTTTATCTTCAGTTAAGCGTAATCTAAACAAGTTGCAGCTTCGCCCAAAAGCAACAGTTAATTCCGTTTCTAGTTTGCGAAAACGTTTTTCATCTGGAATTCCTAAATCAAACAAATCAGCAGCCGTCAGCATCGCCGCCCATCGTTCAATGTCTGGGTCTTCTGGTAAAAATCTTGCCGCATCGCTGATGTTGTGACCTGAATGGCGTTCAATTAGCTTTCTGACTAATTCAAAGTCATCTTCTGTCACCACAAAAGTTAGTACACAAGCTTTTTCCAGTTCTTCTCTTAAAAAGTCCTTATTTCTGGCTAGAGTTTTGACATTACGCCCTTGAGTATCTAATTTATTCAAGTCATGAACAGCCGTTGCAGCTAGCAGTAAAGGTCTTTTATCTTCAGCTACTCCTGCTATTCGGCTAACTGTCAAAATAAATTGACACGCAGAATCCAATACGGTTCATTTAAGGCTACGCTGTGCTGAGGATAAAGAAAATAGGAGGATTGGTTCGGGAGGGGGTGGCTCGATGTCTTGGCTTTTTGAGCGAAACTTGGATACAGGTTTTTTACAACTCTGGGATTGGTACGAAACTCTCGTTCAGGTAACAGAGTGTCTAAAATCTCTACAGTTAACCAACTTAAAAAAGGGGAGTTCTTGTGATTGCAAGCGTTGAAATTTCGGGATAGCACGACGAATAACTCGCAATGTCCCAGTGAAACTCAGACGCAAAGGAGTGATACCCGCGCTCTTTGCAGCTTGAAACATCAATAACCGCACAGCCCAGTGTCCTAACAACCACCCGTAAACTTCCTGCACAACTTCACGCGGTTTTGAGAGCGAATATGAGTTTTTCGTCCTGATAAATGTACTTTGAGTTCATCAATAGTATTTTTTTCTACTTCCCAGCGTTGATGATATTCAATCGCCAGTAGTTGAGCCGGAAATTTCTCCAATTCCAATAAGCTGGTAATTAAGCGATATCTTAGTTGTTCCTCTGGGTTGTCGGTATTACCAATTGTGTATTCAATCACTCGGACTTGTATGGGCTGGCAAGCTTTTGAGCGGAATTTAGCAGGTGGATAAATCCAACTCAGATAAGAACCATCCGCCAGTGGTTCTTCGCACAAAAACTTGACATTTGCGGGAATTCTTCCTAAATAATCGCTACCAGTTGTGACAGTTGCTTGCACCATTGCATAAGAATGTAACCCTCTGTCCCACATCAACAACATCCCTGAACTCACGGAGCGTAATAATCTTAATGCCCGCACTCGTTCTCCTATTCGATATGGACACATCAATGCATCAAAGATTAAATGTGTTCCTGCTTCTACCAAAATGACTAATCGCAGTTTGGGAAATGCGGCTTGTGTGCCAGGACGGCTGCTCGGACGACCAAAACTCTCGCATTTTCATCGCTGTCTGGCAGATCGAAGCAAGTCCGATCAATTACCACAATTCGCAATCCATTGAGAAATGCTCCTTTGGTATCGGTGCTAGCCATTGGTCGCACCAGTTGATGGAACAATTGACTCATCACCCTTGGACTTAATCGTTGTCGGGCTTGCGTTATTGCTGATTTACAAAACTCGCCAGTATTTCCCCACTTTCACCCATGCTTCGCTCAGCCCATCATCAATTAAGTTTTTCAGCACATCTCTCATCGAATCTCGTGACCACAGACTCATCGCAATTACCAAACAAATTACCAATTGTGCTGGTAACGAGCGTTTACGTTGTTCACAAACTTTAGTTTTAGCGATCGCTTGCTCGATCTCTGTGGATGGGATGGCTGCCTCTATCGCTTTGAACACATCACTACTTTGTATCGTAGGAGACAACAATGAGAAATCCTTCAGATGCACTACACTCACTTTCCATTCTTGGGAACAATGCTTAATTTACAACACTTTGAGCCTTAACTGAACCGTAGTGTACTATATTCGACACATTTGACATGAATCATTAGTAGAGGCAAATGTGAAGCGCAAACTCATTTATCTAGCTAGTCCCTATGGATTTTCGCAGCAGCAAAAGACGCTACTTTTACCTCCCATCGTTCATGCTTTAGAGACATTGGGACTAGAAGTTTGGGAACCTTTTGTCCGTAACAACCAAATCGATTTTTCCCAGGCTAATTGGGCGTATCGCGTGGCGCAGGCAGATTTGCAGGAGGTGAAAAACTGCGATGGCATTTTGCGGGGCGTTGCTGAATAGAGATATGAACTATTGAGGAACTGGAACATTCCAGAATTTGAGATAGTGCAGTAACAATCGAATTGAATATTTCAGCATTTCTTCTG from Chroococcidiopsis sp. SAG 2025 harbors:
- a CDS encoding CRISPR-associated protein Csc3 encodes the protein MDSACQFILTVSRIAGVAEDKRPLLLAATAVHDLNKLDTQGRNVKTLARNKDFLREELEKACVLTFVVTEDDFELVRKLIERHSGHNISDAARFLPEDPDIERWAAMLTAADLFDLGIPDEKRFRKLETELTVAFGRSCNLFRLRLTEDKGYITALLLGACEEVLQKHGLNSLAIFPDGELFEGEALPKVSLTKEIAGVWQSKIDLVFGNNIERLVRPTKDGIKITHQAIQQNIEEVLINFESLLERKKAGYKSEKITKDVTKWSDAAGADAINKATKLGLIPVSDADEFAISEGLKAAYLSYREVGLSSKEVWNKIAYHTGISEQQRIALEPFNGQYGRPLFAAKAAIKGIEGIKEALKESFQLRKESTQFSEDIEVSEEMIVAVNRMVNLPFTVRLNGVSDLNAYTEVNPKRRCFLGSTSTEIDELISANMPPGTKVQAFSNRLPGGINAEPKRQADSIAALAYQLMAVGANFPAVKKQDPIYLHLALPKGSAPELLRIWRELLQQLAATNADSGTVTVDKIQLYRDNQLEFTSDKVVGAALPKRPEFVHTTVIIPIVWGDANASLALLKSLRLGLEISLSLDIGFPFTLSSNLEVELFNDVYGRVEGIPAALQPLLGSGQYQQCQDAEKILERLRCIGKLAISVASIQKADDCLYDLVRACARPIELYYVLLRWILREQDEPNLSAIWSRICEPLNTLLNNLMPNETSLLTQYLKEAAQIAAEAKIWGSSFKRTAQTEPFTAFIAAIRTQKSHLGLETIFAALIQQYHARLDRIREHGVGATKLEQVKRYYEVLRKLYEEVYSARPEKILSDRKTLEAAYLFFLEEARKQLKAQSQDDPAEITTNI